The Polypterus senegalus isolate Bchr_013 chromosome 11, ASM1683550v1, whole genome shotgun sequence sequence ggcttgctgtgatagatggaaccatgaattctactgtctaccaaaaaatcctgaaggagaatgtccggccatctgttcgtcaactcaagctgaagcgatcttgggtgctgcaacaggacaatgacccaaaacacaccagcaaatccacctctgaatggctgaagaaaaacaaaatgaagactttggagtggcctagtcaaagtcctgacctgaatccaattgagatgctatgacatgaccttaaaaaggcggttcatgctagaaaaccctcaaataaagctgaattacaacaattctacaaagatgagtgggccaaaattcctccagagcgctgtaaaagactcattgcaagttatcgcaaatgcttgattgcagttattgctgctaagggtggcccaaccagttattaggttcagggggcaattaatttttcacacagggccatgtaggtttggatttttttttctcccaaaacaataaaaaaccatcatttaaaaactgcattttgtgtttacttgtgttatatttgactaatggttaaatgtgtttgatgatgagaaacattttgtgtgacaaacatgcaaaagaataagaaatcaggaagggggcaaatagtttttcacaccactgtatatataaacttaAACCTGCCTCTAAAAACTGTGTAATGTGTTGTCTTGTAGCTAAAGTGTagcaatggaaaaggcaggcacaTGAGCATAAAAGATGACTATGAAAGCAACCTATGTTAAGATGTCAGTAAGAGCACTCAGTAAGAGAAAATATGCTTTGTGCATTTACTGGGTGTCCCAGAAGGGTAATAGATAAGGGGAGTAGTGCAAGGGTGAACAAAATGTGTTCCAAActggaaggaaaaaatgaatgtccCCTTAGTACACAAGTAGCCAGTTGCCAGGAATTCCCAATCCTCAACATAAACAGAAACAGAAGCCATAATCAAGAAGATGGGATACCTCCAGGTCCAAAAAAAGAGTAATGCAAGATCCCAAGACAACAGAAGTAGAACTGCATTTCTCTTGTGAAGCTAGAGAATGGTAAGCCTAGTAGGAGGTCAATCATTTCCTTCCAGCATATAAGAAGTACATGATAACTAAGTAGAAGGTATTGTGATTTGTaagacattaaaatgtatttctcttcaaatattttttttttagttttgaatttgCATTTAGGAGTTTTGGAATATGTGGAATTAGATGTTTTAATGTtgaacattaaacatttttttaatttttggttatGTTTTGATAATACTGAAATGTCATTTTGCAGTTTTGTTGTCTAGATGTGACAATCGTTTGCAATGTATGGTGCCTCAAAAGTCACATAATGCCTTGTTACAATGGCCATAGTACtgatgtgtgtgagagagagagagagagagagagagagagagagagagagagagagagagaggtgggaAGTTAAGGAAATAATGCTTATTGTAATACTGGAAGGGTGGGCTAGAAGGGAGTCATTCCACTAGGCAGACAGAGGTCAGGACCATTTTACTTTGAGCTATCCCTGGGTCTATTCTTCCCttgttttatttgaacaataaacacactgtttatttggTGTGTCAATGAGTACTCCCAACCATCAAGCAATGTACTATTTTTTAGCATATTTTTAATTGCACTTCCAGGCAtgctaaatataaataattttgctTCCTCTTTCACACCCTGAAAAATTTCCATGAACATCCCCTATACAATAAGATGGGCAAATGCACATAATatcaacacagaaaaacaggaaaaaggtCATGATTATTCAAAATTAGAAGAGGACAAACATTGTGGAAATGTGCACTTCGGCatgaatatttattcattttcagatCCTGCTTAGTATATTACAGAGATTCAAGGAGATAGAGTATAGCCCAGCAGTACTGAGTGCATAGAATGAGCCAGCCATGAGGAAGTCTCACCAGATTTACAAAGGACACCATTGCAGACACTACCATCCATATTCGTTCATACTTGGCCCATATAGAAACATTCAATCACCTATTACACTTATTTTTGAAGTGTAAGCAGAAACAAAAATACCTGAAAGAGATTTAAACTGGCTTGGGgataatgtgcaaactccacacagacagtgacaatGCCAAAATAAATCTGTGATCCCTGGgcttgtgagacagcagcactagtGAATGAGTCACCATACTAATctccattaataaatacaaagttTGCTATGCAGAAAGGAAACCCTGACACATTTATGTATCCTGAAAATAAGGTAATAGTTATATCCTtgctgacagaaaaaaaaaacagaattcaaggTTAGACAACAACATTTTGACTGTACAGCATTCATGAAATGTGAATACATAATTTCAACATGTATAGTGGAATTAGGATTGCTTTTTTATTCTATGCTGTACTTGTCTACCGTTATTTATGTGTTGAGGAAAGACCTTATATGTGTTAGccacatacattaaaaaatatataacaagtTTTACCATGTTACTACTTATAATGAAGTgatcatatttttgttcattaacACTCAGCAATTTTGTTGGAGGAAATTAATTCAGTTATGTGTAAAATTTCAATGCAAATCAATCAAGTAATTTAAACTAAGATCACTCTGTAATAACTATGTTTTTAACTAGCCAATTTAGTTATAACTGCACTGGTTAATGCAACTTAATGAAGTTACTTAGTTTAACTTATTCAGGTTTCTCAAAGTTATTTTAATTGAATGTTAAAGTTATTTTGAGCCCAATAAATTACTGTTAACTAATCAAAATGTAGACATCTTAACTGAACATtctcacatccatccatccatctattatcaaacctgctatatcttaactacagggtcatgggggaccgctggagccaatcacagccaacacagggcgcaaggcaggaaacaaaccctggggagggtgcaagcccaccacagggcgcacacacacacatccccccACACTagagtcaatttagaatcaccagtgcacctgacctgggataaaaaaattcaaaacagaagCTTTTGTTTCTAGAATCTTTATTTCTACATATTAACTAAGTTGGCAAATCTTCTAATCCTTTGGTAACCAACTGCCTAATTACATCATTATTAAATGAGACTGCCAAGAAACCAGTTATACCAGATGATGTAATTAATATTACATTGTGTCCCATCCTCACACAGAGAGGAAAAGCATGGTCTTCTGATGTATGGTGTGGTATATCTTTGCCAGATTATATGAGATGAACTTTCCTAGAGCCATTTTCACAAACACATGAATATTTATCACTAAGTAAATCTAAAGCCTACAAACGCGCTTAATTTGACTTGAATCGAGTTAAAGTAGTCAAATACTGGAAAGTTTTCTTACAATTTACCTTTGAAGCTTCGAAATTTGTTCATCTTAAATAAAGTCGTCATAAAGCAATTGTGTTATGGCAATACACGCGTGAAATTATTACGGAGTGATGCTGATATTTATAACAATTAAATATATTCCTGTGGTTCCTTTATAAATTATACTTCTTAACGTGACACCGAAGACATTTTAATCAGTTTTACCAGAGACGGATACATAAAGCACTGACATCTTCTCATTTTGAGTAAACTCAATTTAAATTGGCTATGTAATAGCAACACCCCCGAAGAATCATTTTTTGAGTGTcatctaaatattttcaaattctgCTCATGTATTGCGTACCTTATTTCCCAGAATATCTGTCTTTTTAGAAATAATTCAATGTTAGCTTCCCTCCGTTTATTGGAGACATGCCAGTCTGCATAAAAAGTTCCAGAGGGATTTCAAGGAGCGGTGGAACATGACCGGAATCccggtttatttatttattctttcgtTCATTCGCTCGCTTGTTCGCAGCGGCAACTGCAGGCTGCAGGTAGAAAGGTGGCCCTTGCAGTCGCTGAGACGTGCGCGCTCTCGTTTTACTGCCGGCGCGTTCATGGACGCCGTTGCTAAGCACCGCCGTGTTCTCACCACGGGGCGCGCCACCAAACTCCCCCCTCCTCCCCTCAGTCTCAATCTCGGTTGAATGCCAGACATGGCGGCGGACCTGAACCAGGACTGGCTCTCTTGCCTGCCGTCTGCTTGGAGTTATGGGGTAACACGAGACGGGCGAGTCTTCTTTATCAAGTAAATAGTCGCCGGAGAACGACCTCGGATTATATTACAAACGCATGGGCCCCTCAGTGGTTAATTTGCACTTTTTTCACCcgttgctttttttctttcttttcttccttctttcacGTCGACAGCGAACACGCAAAGAGTACCACCTGGCTACATCCAGTGACTGGAGAGGCCGTAATTACTGGCCACAGGAAGACTGCAGGTAAGGGAGAGAAAGCCGCGCGATTGCTGTCACTTGGGTCCGCCAGGTAGAACGCATGTATGTGTGTAGGTTCGTAGGAACGAGTGTGCGCCTGTCCAAACGCCGCGCTATCGGTATGCCTCTTTATATCCCACATTATGTCCATTTCAAATGAAACGCGGTGGAGTGAAACGTGTGGACAATTGCACTGTGGGATTTGAAAGTAAAATAGTCTTGGTGATACTGCAGTAGTGCGCTAAGGCGCTGCACAGGTAGACTCCGCTGCACCACACTGTACCTTCCCGTCCCGTCCCACCAGGTGTGTACGCTACAAGCGTGTGCTCCCTCTGCGGCTGCTTGTGCGCTTGGTTCAACTCGGCCCCTGGCGTCACTCTGCCTTTTAAAATGGATAGAGTTGAACAAGACTCTGCAGTTAAGTGTATTGGCGTCTGGATTCGATTGATCGGACGATTTTACTATAACTTATTCAATGGGCAATGCAGTGCGCTCAGTCCAAAACGTGCAGTCCTTATCTTGGAAGACTGTACTAGCTGCTGTCACTGCGTAGCGACTCACACGCGCGCTCACACGCGTTCTGCTGGGCAGGTTTGGGATACTTCATACCCCGCCCCTTGCTTGGAAAGCTTGCTATCACGTTTGTGAAGTGCCTCTCGACCACCAGATGTACACACCAGCCAAGCTGTCGGAATTGTGCAGCATTTGGCTCTGCATTTCCACATTGTGATGGACGACCTTTTCGAGGGTTTATGTTAACACACAACCACAAAGATAGAAATGCTTTCTTGCTCTTTAGGATATAAGGTAGCAGACTATGTTGACGTGCCATAAGGCTATCTGTTTTACTATTGTAGCAGCTCATATATGTATGTTATTTTTAGAAGGTACAGTACACGTGCCCACTCAAAAAGGCTCACTCATTTTGTGAATGATTTTGCCCTAAGCATAAAGACACTTGTTGACATACTTCATGGTGGCAATTCCCATCATTTGTGAGCAACAAGAAGCCcccatatatactgtgtatgtatatatatatatatatatatatatatatatatatatatatatattccctttATAGTAAAGCTTGCACTCACACACTGTGCAAGAATGTAAAGCTTCATGTGCAAGTAGAATTTAGTATCACAGACGGGCTTCTCAGGTCTGTGACTCTGGTAACAAGTCTTATTGCTCACAAATGAGTGCTGTTGCCACTATGAAGTTTGCGTATACACTCAAGCATGTGCAAATTAAAGCTTGCTTACACACCATTGGCTGAGGCTGTAAAACTTCACATATAAAAGAAGGCAACCAGAGTTAAGTAGCAATATCCTACACATATAGGCTACACATGCTTACTGTCAGCAGTGTGAATCTTGTTCCTACTCAAGCAGGGTTCCCAAGTTTGTAATGCTGTTAAGTGTTTCTTCTCTTCTACATTTATGAAGCTCCAAGTTTTCTTTTATGTAGACATAGACACATATGTATGCTTATATCTCAGcgttgtgtattgtattgtttgctAATACAGTTAATACCCACTGAGAATGTTTTTGCAATTCATTACTCCTCTGCACATATACATTTCAGAACTACAAAGTATGTAAAGGTTTAGACTACAACCAGTACTACTGCTAGCTGTCAGCGTTATGTGGTTTTTCAAGCACACactatgtttattatttacaatatttataaagccCTTAACCCTTCTTTGCTTATTAGCATGGTTTCAAGATGTGTTTAGCTTCTAAATATATGTAGACATTAAAAGCCCAACTAGAAGGCCTTGTAAATGCTGTGGTAACTCGGATGCTAACAAGATGTTCTCCTAAAATGAAGTTTTTGTACATTTGCCCTTATAGAAGCTAAAATTTGTGAGATTTAATTTTGAGTACATGCACATGGAAGGAGTTATGAAGCATCATTATCAGAGACTAtctactacacacacacacacagtgactaTCCCAGAGACTAGCTGTCAGCTTTATGAAGCTTTTACTACATAGAGAGCAGACTGAAGTTGATAGTTTGTACAGTTTATGTTTTTACGACACACACTGAAACTGTCAGGATTgttaaacacacatatataattgtCAGCCTGCTTGTGAGGCTCTTTATAGAACACAGTTGCACAGTTTGCTGCAGCTCATTTGAGAGAATGAAGCATTATAAGATGTAATTTTGCTATTGTTTCTGCAACAGTTTTTGCTAGGGCTAGAGTGCTAACAGctgtggaaaaaatattttagggCATTCAGATTATACACtatgttatgtatttgtattttatatttggttTCTGTGCTGCTTGAAGGTATGTGAAGccttcattttttaatgatttaagcAAATGTAGTACAATTATTAGCATTTTAGCAATAATGTTAACATGCATTTTAACACCAGTAAAGAGGACAAAGTAAACAACAGATATAACACTAATAACAttgtataaaattatatatatacataatagtttaattatttattaagaattgcatattcaacagaaaatattactcctTTATGTAAAAGTAAGTGCTTTTCTGATTTTGTTAGTAGTGCCTCCTACTTTAACATTTGTGAAAGCAACCAAGAGTTACTAGTCAATTTGTTAGATTTGGTTTTATTAGGTTTTGGTGATTATTCCTTACATACTTATACTGCTGGTTTTACTGGTTGTTTTTTATAGAtacgcagtgggtagcactgctgcctcgcagttaggggacccgggtttgcttcccaggtcctcgctgcttggagtttgcatgttctccccgtgtctgcatgggtttcctccaggtgctctggtttcctcccatagtccaaagacatgcaggttaggtgcattggcgattgtaaattgtccttagtgtgtgcttggggtgtgtgtgtgtgccctgcccgcagtttgtttcctgccttgcactctgtgtcggctgggattggctcctgcagacccccgtgaccctgtagttcggatatagcgggttggataatggatggatgttttatagataactagctttaagttttgaCAATTAATTTACAGTGTATATGGCTGCAATTATTAACAGTTAACAGTTATTATTgtttaacagtttttaaaaataatttgtatcctGTTAGTCCATTCTTTCATAGTTGTGCTAGAATGTTCATAGCCTGTGTCATGCTGGaaaaactatttttgttttagtttttgttcaAGGACATTTTCTTTGAGATTATGATATATAGTAGCAATCTGCAGAAGTTTCACACACCTGATAACCAGCTTATGTTAATGTTTGTAGTTAGCTGGCCTTGGAGTATATTTTGCAATCATTATGGTTAGAGTGTTGGTCAAATGAAGAGTAAGGAAGCTGTCCATCAATATGGACAACTGTAGTACattttcattataatacaaagccCCAGAACCCTATTAGCATGTGCATCTTTCAACAAGATTTGTAGCACTGGGCAACCATTCAGCGTATGAGAGCACCGAGACACATGTGTAAATTATGTCTGTGTGAAAATAGGGGATAAAagcaaaatacatatatactgtataatggcaAGTTATCCATGTCCTTCAGCAGAAAAGCAGCCACAAACATAATACTGTCCTTTCCAAACCTAATATGaacagtgatattttttttagAGTACTGATTTTCTTCTAGTTTCTGTCATGTGAATGCTGTTTACCTagtgcagggctattcaattacaattaTAGTTGTGCCAGATTTTCCAACCATGAAATTTAGCTAGGCCACACATTTTCAGCAGTCGGTAAGCAGCAGggaatgacaaattttaaatcaacacaaattaatgtatttaacactagaatacctGAAGCCTACGAAGAAAGGcgtgattagattagattagattagattcactttattgtcattacacatgtataaatacagggcaacgagattcagtttagcatctaatcagaagtgcaaagagcagaagtacaataaatataatatgtgcatattatgtacagttaaatacgatatttacagttaaatgcgatatatacagttaaatacgatatgtacagttaagagcacagtgaagatgggaatagatatatagatatatataaatagatatacaaatgttctaaatgcggatggcaaatatacatattttacaatatacatttatgtacctatacatgtatctgtatgtactataatactataagtactatatatatatatatatatatatatatatatatatatatatatatatatatatatatatatactaataaaaggcaaagccctcactcactcactcactcactgactcatcactaattctccaacttcccgtgtgggtggaaggctgaaatttggcaggttgattccttacagcttccttacaaaagttgggcaggttttatatcgaaattctacgcgtaatggtcataactggaagcagtttttctccatttactgtaatggagatgagcttcaacgccgtggggcggagtttcgtgtgacatcatcacgcctcccacgtaatcacgcagtacatagaaaaccaggaagacctcaaaaatgcgctcaagaaaacatgcattatataattgagaaggcagcgaaacaataagaagcgagttctgctacttcggaaacaaagcacgatgtaaacctacactttaaattaagttcatagacaggctgccgctggcgtttgtaattttgtgcctgcccatagaaggccgtccgtcagcgaaatccaatagcaaactgccacgggtaaatattcacgggtgaaggactgtgcttatggagaggaagatgagatggtcagggtggtgtttgacacaaactcagcgaaactgcgagagaaagttttaagtgccaggactaaggtaacattaaataaagctatggacatagcgagatggcaccagcacagctgggaaccttcgatgcaagtacaccgagggctcacgtgaactgacgcagtgcacagataaaagcaacagttccaaagagctgaacaaaaccgaattacacagttgaaaaggcagcaaaaaatatgaagcgtctgataagcatattcataaatgcagctactgtggaaacaaagcacacggtggaaaaagtcaatgtcccgctaaaggaagacagtgtaaaaaaacccgtgcatgcagtgtgtcaggtctcagataaagaagaagacgagctgtttattgatgcagtaagaaactaatcgatgaatgaaacctgtcatctttacaacgattgacaaacacggaatgtaacttgaacacaacacatcgtacaaatacgaccctgattgaaagaaataatgataatcaaatccttgatgacagcaacattcaataacactcacaaaacaattactgtatattgacaatcatgttacgttatttttaaaatgttcccttttcttttcataacttctacttctccactgcgatacgggtatatatttaaatgtatatatatacccctatctacagtacatactcagatagacaagccacatgctgtggctcaattgtagagtcttaagcctctaatgccgacattcgaggttcgattcgagagggatgcactgagtatgtacgcgctaccgattcattttaccttcccatctccttggtttgggatgtatgaaaaatattaggttaacgcagaatcatgttacgttatttttaaaatgtttccctttattagcacaagcacagctgagaagcttcgatgcatgtactccataacgcgttaaaaataacgcatttaatcacactttcaattccaagcaagcgggaacttttgtcaatgcatgatttcctggtacatccattacactgatgcacacatcacagctacaaaaatgttagagtcggaataaagcgcgttcctacgactgatcatttcgacttcccgagcgaagccttgataaaagcatggttttgtgcacaatgaaaagcaagcaaaattagatgcattacagaaagcggactttgtggctcttactggggatcattggacttccgtgaccgttagtaattctaattacatctaattacaaaatgttcaatgatcacactgttttagcctaatgtacaaaataattttggctaaggttactcagagtttaaagattaagttggtcaaattaccttttatgtttctgacttattttttaagaagaaaaactgcactttatgttgaaattttggttattattatttaaagacaatactattctgaaaatgtacttaaagtacttaaactaccactttatttttaagtctgcccaattttaaccagggatgatatttttgtttctgttttgaattcaaatgcagtttaaaggctttttttcagaaattaaaacagcttcagtttacaatattcatgtacatgtctattatttgattctgtaagcccactaaaacacttttaaattaaaaaaaaacatttgcgatttggggcaaatttacgtgtcgattacatacgattaatcaagattaattcttacacagcctctaattaattggattaatttttttaatcgagtcccacccctaatatatatatatgtggatatatatatgtagatttgtatatataaatgtgtatatacagtatatatatatatatatatatatatatatatatatatatatatatatatatatatatatatatatatatatatatatatatatatataccagcaacactcatgacaatgacaaaacaattacattgtcagtcatgttacgttattattaaaatgtttccttttctttttacttctccgctgccaatcacaggtattttgctatatatatatatatatatatataaatatatatatacagatatatataaatagatagatatgacaacaacactcaatatcaatgacaaaacaattacattaacaatcatcttacgttatttttaaaatgtttgcttttcattttcataacttctttaacacactacttctcctctcgAGGcttggtattttgttagtatatatatatatatatatatatatatatatatatacatacagatgtacaacatacaggtgtgttatgtatgtgcagtaataatataagtactattatatatatacacagatgtacaatatacagatgtgatatgtatgtgctgtaatactatgagtattgtaatatatacagatgtacaatatatgatatatgatgtacaatgtacaggtgtgctgtgtgtgcacaggtatgtacagatatgtacaaggaagggaggaggagtagtGTAGTGGATTAAGTGTGTGGATGTTAAGGTTCAACGGGGGACTGAGTTCAGAAGTGTGACcgctgtggggaagaagctggccaccttaaattcctttgcacctctccatcagcatttttgttttgagaatgtgtcattcagcacaagcagcaaacagccctgctatcccatcccccac is a genomic window containing:
- the plekha5 gene encoding pleckstrin homology domain-containing family A member 5 isoform X13; this translates as MPDMAADLNQDWLSCLPSAWSYGVTRDGRVFFINEHAKSTTWLHPVTGEAVITGHRKTADLPTGWEEGYTFEGARCFINCDHQW